Proteins encoded by one window of Castor canadensis chromosome 2, mCasCan1.hap1v2, whole genome shotgun sequence:
- the LOC109682533 gene encoding olfactory receptor 8A1 — MPRMDQHVINAEIQYFPKQGKSRLSPAPSLLSPQDFPTETMTIGNHSTVREFILRGLTNRPELQLPLFLLFLGIYLVTMVGNLGMITLICLNPQLHTPMYFFLSNLSFVDLCYSSTITPKMLVNFMSQKNMISYVGCMSQLYFFLVFVIAECYMLTVMAYDRYVAICRPLFYNIIMSHALCSLLVALVYTMGLIGSTIETGLMLKLHYCEALISHYFCDILPLMKRSCSSTYDVEMAVFFLAGFNIIVTSLTVLVSYAFILSSILLISSTEGRSKAFSTCSSHFAAVGLFYGSTAFMYLKPSTASSLAQENIASVFYTTVIPMLNPLIYSLRNKEVKAALRKTLRRKLL; from the coding sequence ATGCCCAGGATGGATCAGCACGTGATAAATGCAGAAATCCAGTATTTTCCCAAGCAGGGCAAAAGCAGACTCTCACCAGCTCCCTCTCTCCTATCCCCACAGGACTTCCCCACAGAAACAATGACTATTGGAAATCACTCTACAGTGAGAGAATTCATTCTCAGAGGATTAACTAACCGGCCAGAGCTCCAGCTCCCACTCTTCCTACTCTTTCTGGGGATCTACCTGGTCACCATGGTGGGGAACCTGGGCATGATCACCCTGATTTGCCTAAACCCGCAGcttcacacccccatgtacttcttcctcagtaACTTGTCGTTTGTGGACCTCTGCTATTCCTCTACCATTACCCCTAAAATGCTGGTCAACTTCATGTCCCAGAAGAACATGATTTCCTATGTGGGGTGCATGTCTCAGCTCTacttcttccttgtttttgtcATTGCCGAGTGTTACATGCTCACCGTGATGGCTTacgaccgctatgtggccatctgccgCCCTTTGTTTTACAACATCATTATGTCTCATGCCCTCTGCTCCCTGCTGGTGGCTCTGGTTTATACCATGGGATTAATTGGATCAACAATAGAGACTGGTCTCATGTTAAAATTGCACTATTGTGAGGCACTCATCAGTCACTACTTCTGTGATATCCTTCCTCTCATGAAGCGCTCCTGCTCTAGCACCTATGACGTGGAGATGGCCGTCTTCTTTTTAGCTGGATTCAATATCATAGTCACCAGCTTAACAGTCCTTGTTTCCTATGCCTTCATCTTGTCCAGCATCCTCCTCATCAGCTCCACTGAGGGCAGGTCCAAAGCCTTCAGCACCTGCAGCTCTCACTTTGCAGCTGTGGGGCTGTTCTATGGATCCACTGCCTTTATGTACTTAAAGCCCTCCACAGCCAGTTCCCTGGCCCAGGAGAACATAGCCTCTGTGTTCTACACCACAGTGATCCCCATGCTCAACCCCctgatctacagcctgaggaacaaggagGTCAAGGCTGCCCTGCGCAAGACCCTGAGGAGAAAACTCTTGTGA